In Oncorhynchus mykiss isolate Arlee chromosome 1, USDA_OmykA_1.1, whole genome shotgun sequence, the following proteins share a genomic window:
- the LOC110526202 gene encoding IQ motif and ankyrin repeat domain-containing protein 1 isoform X2 encodes MSSRSTKSSGKTGTMARSKGAVQSSEAGASPQRRQSTGVTQGGQSKGKAAAAKTRRNTSASAKTVQPPKKNVELTPEELAAVTIQRATRGLLARRERVRRQKEKQDYEDLMDRLEKEAFVALVRREQEEAEWKRKKEEDERKGKKEEQLLRTRLLEAAFDGEAEEVLAILKEVSDRDTKRGLGLDEAGKRQRLLNQLFMINITDANGNTAVSEAAGGGQPEVITLLVERGADINTRGAFGRTPIYRAAFGGHLGAVQTLLQLGADPRTHADDGSTPEQNWDLSATDSMLSKMKAEEQRRAEEEEKQNEAETDRRKQCKRANQKWPVFSLSLKEEVDQLQKEHERCQRELQKAFVELNKRITEHDTCVRKGMEEQAKVTLLVVHEAEDVLAKAQIAAHEAAGKLSLAKLTLREQSGGDAVLDRGGVRCPVRDLEEVLIKDVGGKIKQDGRWPLLVDTYGQAATFLRYRDTNYLDALHPGDMQPEKLRLALLGAIRFGKPLVINMMEVDLFESVQNQLDQVNPGLSEQLMNKELLQEERYLSLVRSTDGPQYARTEFMLDRIEKFSLVLVTKQRHPPDALLTAFYPIHVMLPEPKI; translated from the exons ATGAGTTCACGTAGTACTAAAAGTTCAGGGAAAACTGGAACCATGGCACGGTCGAAGGGAGCAGTCCAATCATCAGAGGCAG GTGCCTCCCCCCAGCGCAGACAGAGCACTGGTGTGACCCAGGGTGGCCAGTCCAAAGGCAAAGCTGCTGCTGCCAAGACAAGACGTAACACCTCTGCCAGTGCCAAGACAGTGCAACCACCAAAGAAAA ATGTAGAGCTGACTCCAGAGGAGCTAGCTGCAGTGACCATCCAGCGGGCCACCCGAGGCCTGCTGGCCAGGCGAGAGCGGGTTCGGAGACAGAAGGAAAAACAGGACTATGAAGACCTTATGGATCGCTTGGAGAAAGAG GCTTTTGTGGCACTAGTACGAAGAGAACAGGAAGAGGCGGAGTGGAAAAGGAAGAAGGAGGAGGACGAGAGAAAGGGGAAGAAGGAAGAGCAGCTTCTGCGAACTCGACTTCTGGAAGCAGCGTTCGATGGAGAGGCAGAGGAAGTGTTAGCAATTTTGAAGGAG GTCTCTGATAGGGACACAAAGCGTGGCCTTGGGTTGGATGAAGCAGGCAAACGCCAGCGGCTGCTAAACCAACTTTTCATGATTAACATCACAGATGCCAATGGCAACACAGCAGTATCAGAAGCAGCAGGTGGGGGTCAGCCGGAAGTCATCACCTTATTGGTGGAAAGGGGTGCGGACATAAACACACGG GGTGCATTTGGACGGACTCCAATCTACAGAGCTGCGTTTGGAGGCCATCTGGGGGCAGTGCAGACTCTTCTACAGCTTGGGGCAGACCCGAGGACCCATGCAGATGATGGTAGCACTCCAGAGCAG AACTGGGATCTGAGTGCCACTGACTCCATGCTGTCGAAGATGAaggcagaggaacagaggagggcGGAGGAAGAGGAAAAGCAGAACGAGGCGGAGACTGACCG GAGGAAACAGTGCAAACGTGCAAACCAAAAATGGCCTGTGTTTTCCCTCAGCCTAAAAGAGGAGGTGGATCAGCTCCAGAAAGAGCATGAGCGATGCCAAAGAGAG ctgcAGAAGGCCTTCGTTGAGCTGAATAAGAGGATCACAGAACATGATACATGTGTGAGGAAGGGTATGGAGGAGCAGGCTAAAGTCACCTTGCTG GTGGTTCATGAAGCTGAAGATGTGTTGGCGAAAGCTCAAATAGCAGCTCATGAGGCTGCAGGGAAACTATCCCTTGCCAAGCTGACACTGAGAGAGCAGtctggtggtg ATGCTGTCCTGGACCGTGGTGGGGTTCGTTGCCCGGTTCGTGACCTTGAGGAAGTTCTTATTAAAGATGTAGGCGGCAAGATCAAGCAGGATGGCag GTGGCCCCTGCTTGTGGATACCTATGGTCAGGCTGCCACATTTCTACGCTACAGAGACACTAACTACCTGGACGCCTTGCACCCTGGAGACATGCAGCCTGAGAAACTGAGACTCGCTCTACTGGGGGCCAtcag GTTCGGAAAGCCCTTGGTTATTAACATGATGGAGGTCGACTTGTTTGAGAGTGTACAGAACCAGCTAGACCAGGTGAACCCAGGGCTGAGTGAGCAGCTGATGAACAAGGAGCTCCTGCAAGAAGAGAG GTACCTAAGCCTGGTGCGCTCCACAGATGGTCCTCAGTATGCCAGAACTGAGTTCATGCTGGACCGCATTGAGAAGTTCAGCCTGGTCTTGGTGACCAAACAGCGCCACCCTCCTGATGCACTGCTCACAGCATTCTATCCCATCCATGTCATGCTGCCGGAACCCAAAATATGA
- the LOC110526202 gene encoding IQ motif and ankyrin repeat domain-containing protein 1 isoform X7, whose protein sequence is MSSRSTKSSGKTGTMARSKGAVQSSEAGASPQRRQSTGVTQGGQSKGKAAAAKTRRNTSASAKTVQPPKKNVELTPEELAAVTIQRATRGLLARRERVRRQKEKQDYEDLMDRLEKEAFVALVRREQEEAEWKRKKEEDERKGKKEEQLLRTRLLEAAFDGEAEEVLAILKEVSDRDTKRGLGLDEAGKRQRLLNQLFMINITDANGNTAVSEAAGGGQPEVITLLVERGADINTRGAFGRTPIYRAAFGGHLGAVQTLLQLGADPRTHADDGSTPEQNWDLSATDSMLSKMKAEEQRRAEEEEKQNEAETDRLKEEVDQLQKEHERCQREVVHEAEDVLAKAQIAAHEAAGKLSLAKLTLREQSGGDAVLDRGGVRCPVRDLEEVLIKDVGGKIKQDGRWPLLVDTYGQAATFLRYRDTNYLDALHPGDMQPEKLRLALLGAIRFGKPLVINMMEVDLFESVQNQLDQVNPGLSEQLMNKELLQEERYLSLVRSTDGPQYARTEFMLDRIEKFSLVLVTKQRHPPDALLTAFYPIHVMLPEPKI, encoded by the exons ATGAGTTCACGTAGTACTAAAAGTTCAGGGAAAACTGGAACCATGGCACGGTCGAAGGGAGCAGTCCAATCATCAGAGGCAG GTGCCTCCCCCCAGCGCAGACAGAGCACTGGTGTGACCCAGGGTGGCCAGTCCAAAGGCAAAGCTGCTGCTGCCAAGACAAGACGTAACACCTCTGCCAGTGCCAAGACAGTGCAACCACCAAAGAAAA ATGTAGAGCTGACTCCAGAGGAGCTAGCTGCAGTGACCATCCAGCGGGCCACCCGAGGCCTGCTGGCCAGGCGAGAGCGGGTTCGGAGACAGAAGGAAAAACAGGACTATGAAGACCTTATGGATCGCTTGGAGAAAGAG GCTTTTGTGGCACTAGTACGAAGAGAACAGGAAGAGGCGGAGTGGAAAAGGAAGAAGGAGGAGGACGAGAGAAAGGGGAAGAAGGAAGAGCAGCTTCTGCGAACTCGACTTCTGGAAGCAGCGTTCGATGGAGAGGCAGAGGAAGTGTTAGCAATTTTGAAGGAG GTCTCTGATAGGGACACAAAGCGTGGCCTTGGGTTGGATGAAGCAGGCAAACGCCAGCGGCTGCTAAACCAACTTTTCATGATTAACATCACAGATGCCAATGGCAACACAGCAGTATCAGAAGCAGCAGGTGGGGGTCAGCCGGAAGTCATCACCTTATTGGTGGAAAGGGGTGCGGACATAAACACACGG GGTGCATTTGGACGGACTCCAATCTACAGAGCTGCGTTTGGAGGCCATCTGGGGGCAGTGCAGACTCTTCTACAGCTTGGGGCAGACCCGAGGACCCATGCAGATGATGGTAGCACTCCAGAGCAG AACTGGGATCTGAGTGCCACTGACTCCATGCTGTCGAAGATGAaggcagaggaacagaggagggcGGAGGAAGAGGAAAAGCAGAACGAGGCGGAGACTGACCG CCTAAAAGAGGAGGTGGATCAGCTCCAGAAAGAGCATGAGCGATGCCAAAGAGAG GTGGTTCATGAAGCTGAAGATGTGTTGGCGAAAGCTCAAATAGCAGCTCATGAGGCTGCAGGGAAACTATCCCTTGCCAAGCTGACACTGAGAGAGCAGtctggtggtg ATGCTGTCCTGGACCGTGGTGGGGTTCGTTGCCCGGTTCGTGACCTTGAGGAAGTTCTTATTAAAGATGTAGGCGGCAAGATCAAGCAGGATGGCag GTGGCCCCTGCTTGTGGATACCTATGGTCAGGCTGCCACATTTCTACGCTACAGAGACACTAACTACCTGGACGCCTTGCACCCTGGAGACATGCAGCCTGAGAAACTGAGACTCGCTCTACTGGGGGCCAtcag GTTCGGAAAGCCCTTGGTTATTAACATGATGGAGGTCGACTTGTTTGAGAGTGTACAGAACCAGCTAGACCAGGTGAACCCAGGGCTGAGTGAGCAGCTGATGAACAAGGAGCTCCTGCAAGAAGAGAG GTACCTAAGCCTGGTGCGCTCCACAGATGGTCCTCAGTATGCCAGAACTGAGTTCATGCTGGACCGCATTGAGAAGTTCAGCCTGGTCTTGGTGACCAAACAGCGCCACCCTCCTGATGCACTGCTCACAGCATTCTATCCCATCCATGTCATGCTGCCGGAACCCAAAATATGA
- the LOC110526202 gene encoding IQ motif and ankyrin repeat domain-containing protein 1 isoform X4 has product MSSRSTKSSGKTGTMARSKGAVQSSEAGASPQRRQSTGVTQGGQSKGKAAAAKTRRNTSASAKTVQPPKKNVELTPEELAAVTIQRATRGLLARRERVRRQKEKQDYEDLMDRLEKEAFVALVRREQEEAEWKRKKEEDERKGKKEEQLLRTRLLEAAFDGEAEEVLAILKEVSDRDTKRGLGLDEAGKRQRLLNQLFMINITDANGNTAVSEAAGGGQPEVITLLVERGADINTRGAFGRTPIYRAAFGGHLGAVQTLLQLGADPRTHADDGSTPEQNWDLSATDSMLSKMKAEEQRRAEEEEKQNEAETDRLKEEVDQLQKEHERCQRELQKAFVELNKRITEHDTCVRKGMEEQAKVTLLVVHEAEDVLAKAQIAAHEAAGKLSLAKLTLREQSGGDAVLDRGGVRCPVRDLEEVLIKDVGGKIKQDGRWPLLVDTYGQAATFLRYRDTNYLDALHPGDMQPEKLRLALLGAIRFGKPLVINMMEVDLFESVQNQLDQVNPGLSEQLMNKELLQEERYLSLVRSTDGPQYARTEFMLDRIEKFSLVLVTKQRHPPDALLTAFYPIHVMLPEPKI; this is encoded by the exons ATGAGTTCACGTAGTACTAAAAGTTCAGGGAAAACTGGAACCATGGCACGGTCGAAGGGAGCAGTCCAATCATCAGAGGCAG GTGCCTCCCCCCAGCGCAGACAGAGCACTGGTGTGACCCAGGGTGGCCAGTCCAAAGGCAAAGCTGCTGCTGCCAAGACAAGACGTAACACCTCTGCCAGTGCCAAGACAGTGCAACCACCAAAGAAAA ATGTAGAGCTGACTCCAGAGGAGCTAGCTGCAGTGACCATCCAGCGGGCCACCCGAGGCCTGCTGGCCAGGCGAGAGCGGGTTCGGAGACAGAAGGAAAAACAGGACTATGAAGACCTTATGGATCGCTTGGAGAAAGAG GCTTTTGTGGCACTAGTACGAAGAGAACAGGAAGAGGCGGAGTGGAAAAGGAAGAAGGAGGAGGACGAGAGAAAGGGGAAGAAGGAAGAGCAGCTTCTGCGAACTCGACTTCTGGAAGCAGCGTTCGATGGAGAGGCAGAGGAAGTGTTAGCAATTTTGAAGGAG GTCTCTGATAGGGACACAAAGCGTGGCCTTGGGTTGGATGAAGCAGGCAAACGCCAGCGGCTGCTAAACCAACTTTTCATGATTAACATCACAGATGCCAATGGCAACACAGCAGTATCAGAAGCAGCAGGTGGGGGTCAGCCGGAAGTCATCACCTTATTGGTGGAAAGGGGTGCGGACATAAACACACGG GGTGCATTTGGACGGACTCCAATCTACAGAGCTGCGTTTGGAGGCCATCTGGGGGCAGTGCAGACTCTTCTACAGCTTGGGGCAGACCCGAGGACCCATGCAGATGATGGTAGCACTCCAGAGCAG AACTGGGATCTGAGTGCCACTGACTCCATGCTGTCGAAGATGAaggcagaggaacagaggagggcGGAGGAAGAGGAAAAGCAGAACGAGGCGGAGACTGACCG CCTAAAAGAGGAGGTGGATCAGCTCCAGAAAGAGCATGAGCGATGCCAAAGAGAG ctgcAGAAGGCCTTCGTTGAGCTGAATAAGAGGATCACAGAACATGATACATGTGTGAGGAAGGGTATGGAGGAGCAGGCTAAAGTCACCTTGCTG GTGGTTCATGAAGCTGAAGATGTGTTGGCGAAAGCTCAAATAGCAGCTCATGAGGCTGCAGGGAAACTATCCCTTGCCAAGCTGACACTGAGAGAGCAGtctggtggtg ATGCTGTCCTGGACCGTGGTGGGGTTCGTTGCCCGGTTCGTGACCTTGAGGAAGTTCTTATTAAAGATGTAGGCGGCAAGATCAAGCAGGATGGCag GTGGCCCCTGCTTGTGGATACCTATGGTCAGGCTGCCACATTTCTACGCTACAGAGACACTAACTACCTGGACGCCTTGCACCCTGGAGACATGCAGCCTGAGAAACTGAGACTCGCTCTACTGGGGGCCAtcag GTTCGGAAAGCCCTTGGTTATTAACATGATGGAGGTCGACTTGTTTGAGAGTGTACAGAACCAGCTAGACCAGGTGAACCCAGGGCTGAGTGAGCAGCTGATGAACAAGGAGCTCCTGCAAGAAGAGAG GTACCTAAGCCTGGTGCGCTCCACAGATGGTCCTCAGTATGCCAGAACTGAGTTCATGCTGGACCGCATTGAGAAGTTCAGCCTGGTCTTGGTGACCAAACAGCGCCACCCTCCTGATGCACTGCTCACAGCATTCTATCCCATCCATGTCATGCTGCCGGAACCCAAAATATGA
- the LOC110526202 gene encoding IQ motif and ankyrin repeat domain-containing protein 1 isoform X5 produces the protein MSSRSTKSSGKTGTMARSKGAVQSSEAGASPQRRQSTGVTQGGQSKGKAAAAKTRRNTSASAKTVQPPKKNVELTPEELAAVTIQRATRGLLARRERVRRQKEKQDYEDLMDRLEKEAFVALVRREQEEAEWKRKKEEDERKGKKEEQLLRTRLLEAAFDGEAEEVLAILKEVSDRDTKRGLGLDEAGKRQRLLNQLFMINITDANGNTAVSEAAGGGQPEVITLLVERGADINTRGAFGRTPIYRAAFGGHLGAVQTLLQLGADPRTHADDGSTPEQVASEEAVVATLQNWDLSATDSMLSKMKAEEQRRAEEEEKQNEAETDRRKQCKRANQKWPVFSLSLKEEVDQLQKEHERCQREVVHEAEDVLAKAQIAAHEAAGKLSLAKLTLREQSGGDAVLDRGGVRCPVRDLEEVLIKDVGGKIKQDGRWPLLVDTYGQAATFLRYRDTNYLDALHPGDMQPEKLRLALLGAIRFGKPLVINMMEVDLFESVQNQLDQVNPGLSEQLMNKELLQEERYLSLVRSTDGPQYARTEFMLDRIEKFSLVLVTKQRHPPDALLTAFYPIHVMLPEPKI, from the exons ATGAGTTCACGTAGTACTAAAAGTTCAGGGAAAACTGGAACCATGGCACGGTCGAAGGGAGCAGTCCAATCATCAGAGGCAG GTGCCTCCCCCCAGCGCAGACAGAGCACTGGTGTGACCCAGGGTGGCCAGTCCAAAGGCAAAGCTGCTGCTGCCAAGACAAGACGTAACACCTCTGCCAGTGCCAAGACAGTGCAACCACCAAAGAAAA ATGTAGAGCTGACTCCAGAGGAGCTAGCTGCAGTGACCATCCAGCGGGCCACCCGAGGCCTGCTGGCCAGGCGAGAGCGGGTTCGGAGACAGAAGGAAAAACAGGACTATGAAGACCTTATGGATCGCTTGGAGAAAGAG GCTTTTGTGGCACTAGTACGAAGAGAACAGGAAGAGGCGGAGTGGAAAAGGAAGAAGGAGGAGGACGAGAGAAAGGGGAAGAAGGAAGAGCAGCTTCTGCGAACTCGACTTCTGGAAGCAGCGTTCGATGGAGAGGCAGAGGAAGTGTTAGCAATTTTGAAGGAG GTCTCTGATAGGGACACAAAGCGTGGCCTTGGGTTGGATGAAGCAGGCAAACGCCAGCGGCTGCTAAACCAACTTTTCATGATTAACATCACAGATGCCAATGGCAACACAGCAGTATCAGAAGCAGCAGGTGGGGGTCAGCCGGAAGTCATCACCTTATTGGTGGAAAGGGGTGCGGACATAAACACACGG GGTGCATTTGGACGGACTCCAATCTACAGAGCTGCGTTTGGAGGCCATCTGGGGGCAGTGCAGACTCTTCTACAGCTTGGGGCAGACCCGAGGACCCATGCAGATGATGGTAGCACTCCAGAGCAG GTGGCTTCTGAAGAGGCTGTGGTTGCCACTTTACAGAACTGGGATCTGAGTGCCACTGACTCCATGCTGTCGAAGATGAaggcagaggaacagaggagggcGGAGGAAGAGGAAAAGCAGAACGAGGCGGAGACTGACCG GAGGAAACAGTGCAAACGTGCAAACCAAAAATGGCCTGTGTTTTCCCTCAGCCTAAAAGAGGAGGTGGATCAGCTCCAGAAAGAGCATGAGCGATGCCAAAGAGAG GTGGTTCATGAAGCTGAAGATGTGTTGGCGAAAGCTCAAATAGCAGCTCATGAGGCTGCAGGGAAACTATCCCTTGCCAAGCTGACACTGAGAGAGCAGtctggtggtg ATGCTGTCCTGGACCGTGGTGGGGTTCGTTGCCCGGTTCGTGACCTTGAGGAAGTTCTTATTAAAGATGTAGGCGGCAAGATCAAGCAGGATGGCag GTGGCCCCTGCTTGTGGATACCTATGGTCAGGCTGCCACATTTCTACGCTACAGAGACACTAACTACCTGGACGCCTTGCACCCTGGAGACATGCAGCCTGAGAAACTGAGACTCGCTCTACTGGGGGCCAtcag GTTCGGAAAGCCCTTGGTTATTAACATGATGGAGGTCGACTTGTTTGAGAGTGTACAGAACCAGCTAGACCAGGTGAACCCAGGGCTGAGTGAGCAGCTGATGAACAAGGAGCTCCTGCAAGAAGAGAG GTACCTAAGCCTGGTGCGCTCCACAGATGGTCCTCAGTATGCCAGAACTGAGTTCATGCTGGACCGCATTGAGAAGTTCAGCCTGGTCTTGGTGACCAAACAGCGCCACCCTCCTGATGCACTGCTCACAGCATTCTATCCCATCCATGTCATGCTGCCGGAACCCAAAATATGA
- the LOC110526202 gene encoding IQ motif and ankyrin repeat domain-containing protein 1 isoform X6: MSSRSTKSSGKTGTMARSKGAVQSSEAGASPQRRQSTGVTQGGQSKGKAAAAKTRRNTSASAKTVQPPKKNVELTPEELAAVTIQRATRGLLARRERVRRQKEKQDYEDLMDRLEKEAFVALVRREQEEAEWKRKKEEDERKGKKEEQLLRTRLLEAAFDGEAEEVLAILKEVSDRDTKRGLGLDEAGKRQRLLNQLFMINITDANGNTAVSEAAGGGQPEVITLLVERGADINTRGAFGRTPIYRAAFGGHLGAVQTLLQLGADPRTHADDGSTPEQVASEEAVVATLQNWDLSATDSMLSKMKAEEQRRAEEEEKQNEAETDRLKEEVDQLQKEHERCQREVVHEAEDVLAKAQIAAHEAAGKLSLAKLTLREQSGGDAVLDRGGVRCPVRDLEEVLIKDVGGKIKQDGRWPLLVDTYGQAATFLRYRDTNYLDALHPGDMQPEKLRLALLGAIRFGKPLVINMMEVDLFESVQNQLDQVNPGLSEQLMNKELLQEERYLSLVRSTDGPQYARTEFMLDRIEKFSLVLVTKQRHPPDALLTAFYPIHVMLPEPKI; encoded by the exons ATGAGTTCACGTAGTACTAAAAGTTCAGGGAAAACTGGAACCATGGCACGGTCGAAGGGAGCAGTCCAATCATCAGAGGCAG GTGCCTCCCCCCAGCGCAGACAGAGCACTGGTGTGACCCAGGGTGGCCAGTCCAAAGGCAAAGCTGCTGCTGCCAAGACAAGACGTAACACCTCTGCCAGTGCCAAGACAGTGCAACCACCAAAGAAAA ATGTAGAGCTGACTCCAGAGGAGCTAGCTGCAGTGACCATCCAGCGGGCCACCCGAGGCCTGCTGGCCAGGCGAGAGCGGGTTCGGAGACAGAAGGAAAAACAGGACTATGAAGACCTTATGGATCGCTTGGAGAAAGAG GCTTTTGTGGCACTAGTACGAAGAGAACAGGAAGAGGCGGAGTGGAAAAGGAAGAAGGAGGAGGACGAGAGAAAGGGGAAGAAGGAAGAGCAGCTTCTGCGAACTCGACTTCTGGAAGCAGCGTTCGATGGAGAGGCAGAGGAAGTGTTAGCAATTTTGAAGGAG GTCTCTGATAGGGACACAAAGCGTGGCCTTGGGTTGGATGAAGCAGGCAAACGCCAGCGGCTGCTAAACCAACTTTTCATGATTAACATCACAGATGCCAATGGCAACACAGCAGTATCAGAAGCAGCAGGTGGGGGTCAGCCGGAAGTCATCACCTTATTGGTGGAAAGGGGTGCGGACATAAACACACGG GGTGCATTTGGACGGACTCCAATCTACAGAGCTGCGTTTGGAGGCCATCTGGGGGCAGTGCAGACTCTTCTACAGCTTGGGGCAGACCCGAGGACCCATGCAGATGATGGTAGCACTCCAGAGCAG GTGGCTTCTGAAGAGGCTGTGGTTGCCACTTTACAGAACTGGGATCTGAGTGCCACTGACTCCATGCTGTCGAAGATGAaggcagaggaacagaggagggcGGAGGAAGAGGAAAAGCAGAACGAGGCGGAGACTGACCG CCTAAAAGAGGAGGTGGATCAGCTCCAGAAAGAGCATGAGCGATGCCAAAGAGAG GTGGTTCATGAAGCTGAAGATGTGTTGGCGAAAGCTCAAATAGCAGCTCATGAGGCTGCAGGGAAACTATCCCTTGCCAAGCTGACACTGAGAGAGCAGtctggtggtg ATGCTGTCCTGGACCGTGGTGGGGTTCGTTGCCCGGTTCGTGACCTTGAGGAAGTTCTTATTAAAGATGTAGGCGGCAAGATCAAGCAGGATGGCag GTGGCCCCTGCTTGTGGATACCTATGGTCAGGCTGCCACATTTCTACGCTACAGAGACACTAACTACCTGGACGCCTTGCACCCTGGAGACATGCAGCCTGAGAAACTGAGACTCGCTCTACTGGGGGCCAtcag GTTCGGAAAGCCCTTGGTTATTAACATGATGGAGGTCGACTTGTTTGAGAGTGTACAGAACCAGCTAGACCAGGTGAACCCAGGGCTGAGTGAGCAGCTGATGAACAAGGAGCTCCTGCAAGAAGAGAG GTACCTAAGCCTGGTGCGCTCCACAGATGGTCCTCAGTATGCCAGAACTGAGTTCATGCTGGACCGCATTGAGAAGTTCAGCCTGGTCTTGGTGACCAAACAGCGCCACCCTCCTGATGCACTGCTCACAGCATTCTATCCCATCCATGTCATGCTGCCGGAACCCAAAATATGA
- the LOC110526202 gene encoding IQ motif and ankyrin repeat domain-containing protein 1 isoform X1 produces the protein MSSRSTKSSGKTGTMARSKGAVQSSEAGASPQRRQSTGVTQGGQSKGKAAAAKTRRNTSASAKTVQPPKKNVELTPEELAAVTIQRATRGLLARRERVRRQKEKQDYEDLMDRLEKEAFVALVRREQEEAEWKRKKEEDERKGKKEEQLLRTRLLEAAFDGEAEEVLAILKEVSDRDTKRGLGLDEAGKRQRLLNQLFMINITDANGNTAVSEAAGGGQPEVITLLVERGADINTRGAFGRTPIYRAAFGGHLGAVQTLLQLGADPRTHADDGSTPEQVASEEAVVATLQNWDLSATDSMLSKMKAEEQRRAEEEEKQNEAETDRRKQCKRANQKWPVFSLSLKEEVDQLQKEHERCQRELQKAFVELNKRITEHDTCVRKGMEEQAKVTLLVVHEAEDVLAKAQIAAHEAAGKLSLAKLTLREQSGGDAVLDRGGVRCPVRDLEEVLIKDVGGKIKQDGRWPLLVDTYGQAATFLRYRDTNYLDALHPGDMQPEKLRLALLGAIRFGKPLVINMMEVDLFESVQNQLDQVNPGLSEQLMNKELLQEERYLSLVRSTDGPQYARTEFMLDRIEKFSLVLVTKQRHPPDALLTAFYPIHVMLPEPKI, from the exons ATGAGTTCACGTAGTACTAAAAGTTCAGGGAAAACTGGAACCATGGCACGGTCGAAGGGAGCAGTCCAATCATCAGAGGCAG GTGCCTCCCCCCAGCGCAGACAGAGCACTGGTGTGACCCAGGGTGGCCAGTCCAAAGGCAAAGCTGCTGCTGCCAAGACAAGACGTAACACCTCTGCCAGTGCCAAGACAGTGCAACCACCAAAGAAAA ATGTAGAGCTGACTCCAGAGGAGCTAGCTGCAGTGACCATCCAGCGGGCCACCCGAGGCCTGCTGGCCAGGCGAGAGCGGGTTCGGAGACAGAAGGAAAAACAGGACTATGAAGACCTTATGGATCGCTTGGAGAAAGAG GCTTTTGTGGCACTAGTACGAAGAGAACAGGAAGAGGCGGAGTGGAAAAGGAAGAAGGAGGAGGACGAGAGAAAGGGGAAGAAGGAAGAGCAGCTTCTGCGAACTCGACTTCTGGAAGCAGCGTTCGATGGAGAGGCAGAGGAAGTGTTAGCAATTTTGAAGGAG GTCTCTGATAGGGACACAAAGCGTGGCCTTGGGTTGGATGAAGCAGGCAAACGCCAGCGGCTGCTAAACCAACTTTTCATGATTAACATCACAGATGCCAATGGCAACACAGCAGTATCAGAAGCAGCAGGTGGGGGTCAGCCGGAAGTCATCACCTTATTGGTGGAAAGGGGTGCGGACATAAACACACGG GGTGCATTTGGACGGACTCCAATCTACAGAGCTGCGTTTGGAGGCCATCTGGGGGCAGTGCAGACTCTTCTACAGCTTGGGGCAGACCCGAGGACCCATGCAGATGATGGTAGCACTCCAGAGCAG GTGGCTTCTGAAGAGGCTGTGGTTGCCACTTTACAGAACTGGGATCTGAGTGCCACTGACTCCATGCTGTCGAAGATGAaggcagaggaacagaggagggcGGAGGAAGAGGAAAAGCAGAACGAGGCGGAGACTGACCG GAGGAAACAGTGCAAACGTGCAAACCAAAAATGGCCTGTGTTTTCCCTCAGCCTAAAAGAGGAGGTGGATCAGCTCCAGAAAGAGCATGAGCGATGCCAAAGAGAG ctgcAGAAGGCCTTCGTTGAGCTGAATAAGAGGATCACAGAACATGATACATGTGTGAGGAAGGGTATGGAGGAGCAGGCTAAAGTCACCTTGCTG GTGGTTCATGAAGCTGAAGATGTGTTGGCGAAAGCTCAAATAGCAGCTCATGAGGCTGCAGGGAAACTATCCCTTGCCAAGCTGACACTGAGAGAGCAGtctggtggtg ATGCTGTCCTGGACCGTGGTGGGGTTCGTTGCCCGGTTCGTGACCTTGAGGAAGTTCTTATTAAAGATGTAGGCGGCAAGATCAAGCAGGATGGCag GTGGCCCCTGCTTGTGGATACCTATGGTCAGGCTGCCACATTTCTACGCTACAGAGACACTAACTACCTGGACGCCTTGCACCCTGGAGACATGCAGCCTGAGAAACTGAGACTCGCTCTACTGGGGGCCAtcag GTTCGGAAAGCCCTTGGTTATTAACATGATGGAGGTCGACTTGTTTGAGAGTGTACAGAACCAGCTAGACCAGGTGAACCCAGGGCTGAGTGAGCAGCTGATGAACAAGGAGCTCCTGCAAGAAGAGAG GTACCTAAGCCTGGTGCGCTCCACAGATGGTCCTCAGTATGCCAGAACTGAGTTCATGCTGGACCGCATTGAGAAGTTCAGCCTGGTCTTGGTGACCAAACAGCGCCACCCTCCTGATGCACTGCTCACAGCATTCTATCCCATCCATGTCATGCTGCCGGAACCCAAAATATGA